One part of the Xylanimonas allomyrinae genome encodes these proteins:
- the thiE gene encoding thiamine phosphate synthase, translating into MSVRTVGQAARTAFDPAVYLVTDTTQCGGPAGVVATVRAAVAGGATAVQLRDPDASTRELAELGAALLAVLRPAGVPLVVNDRIDVALAIGADGAHVGQGDLDPVTARRLLGPEAHLGLSVSTTREAAAAAALPPGTLDLLGVGPVRTTTSKANARPAIGVDGLAAITAAARAAGAPPCVAIGGLRAGDLPALRAAGAVGAAVISAVCGTPDPRAAAAALAAAWQAR; encoded by the coding sequence ATGAGCGTGCGAACCGTCGGGCAGGCCGCCCGGACCGCATTCGACCCGGCGGTCTACCTCGTGACCGACACGACGCAGTGCGGCGGCCCCGCCGGTGTCGTCGCCACCGTGCGCGCCGCCGTCGCGGGCGGTGCCACGGCCGTGCAGCTGCGCGACCCGGACGCGAGCACCCGCGAGCTCGCCGAGCTCGGTGCGGCCCTGCTCGCGGTGCTGCGCCCGGCGGGGGTGCCGCTCGTCGTCAACGACCGCATCGACGTCGCGCTCGCGATCGGCGCCGACGGCGCGCACGTCGGCCAGGGCGACCTCGACCCCGTCACGGCGCGACGCCTGCTCGGCCCCGAGGCGCACCTGGGCCTGAGCGTCTCGACGACGCGCGAGGCCGCGGCCGCAGCGGCCCTTCCGCCCGGAACGCTCGACCTGCTGGGCGTCGGGCCCGTCCGCACGACGACGTCGAAGGCGAACGCACGCCCGGCGATCGGCGTCGACGGGCTCGCCGCGATCACCGCGGCCGCGCGTGCGGCAGGGGCCCCGCCGTGCGTCGCCATCGGCGGCCTGCGCGCGGGCGACCTGCCCGCGCTGCGCGCCGCGGGGGCGGTCGGCGCCGCCGTGATCTCCGCCGTGTGCGGCACCCCCGACCCGCGCGCGGCCGCCGCCGCGCTCGCGGCGGCGTGGCAGGCCCGGTGA
- the thiM gene encoding hydroxyethylthiazole kinase has product MSTVVPSTPSPAEVAEVVAAVRATGPLVHCITNTVVTNVTANLLLAAGAAPAMVATPVEAGGFARVADGLLTNLGTVEGEQPDAMRVAAHAAVDAGTPWVLDPVAIGSLPLRTALAAELLVVGPTIVRGNASEVAALAGGQGGRGVDSLDTPDGVRATALRLARQSGAVVAVSGAVDLLTDGSRVVRVHAGNPLLTRVTGVGCALGALVAACAAVTADRLLAATAATAWMCVAGDLAAAQAPTTGSFAVALIDRVDDVDAAVVGARAGLAAEQAGAAA; this is encoded by the coding sequence ATGAGCACTGTCGTGCCGTCCACCCCCAGCCCGGCCGAGGTGGCCGAGGTCGTGGCGGCCGTGCGGGCCACCGGCCCGCTGGTCCACTGCATCACCAACACGGTGGTCACCAACGTGACGGCCAACCTGCTGCTCGCGGCGGGCGCCGCTCCCGCGATGGTCGCCACCCCCGTCGAGGCGGGCGGGTTCGCGCGCGTCGCGGACGGGCTGCTGACCAACCTCGGAACCGTCGAGGGTGAGCAGCCCGACGCCATGCGGGTCGCGGCGCACGCGGCGGTCGATGCGGGGACGCCCTGGGTGCTCGACCCCGTCGCGATCGGCTCGCTCCCGCTGCGCACGGCCCTGGCGGCCGAGCTGCTCGTGGTCGGCCCCACGATCGTGCGCGGCAACGCCTCCGAGGTCGCGGCCCTCGCCGGAGGGCAGGGCGGGCGCGGCGTCGACTCGCTCGACACCCCCGACGGAGTGCGCGCCACCGCGCTGCGGCTCGCCCGCCAGTCGGGTGCCGTCGTCGCGGTCAGCGGCGCCGTCGACCTGCTCACCGACGGCTCACGCGTGGTGCGCGTGCACGCGGGGAACCCGCTGCTGACGCGGGTGACCGGTGTCGGCTGCGCGCTCGGGGCGCTGGTCGCTGCGTGCGCCGCGGTGACCGCCGACCGCCTGCTGGCCGCGACCGCGGCGACCGCGTGGATGTGCGTCGCGGGTGACCTCGCGGCGGCGCAGGCGCCCACCACGGGCTCGTTCGCCGTCGCGCTGATCGACCGCGTCGACGACGTCGACGCCGCCGTCGTGGGCGCGCGCGCCGGGCTGGCGGCCGAGCAGGCAGGGGCCGCGGCATGA
- a CDS encoding purine-cytosine permease family protein: MTLDAPAVRVHRGRDHLGLWASLGVSLLVPVVAVYFVPTSLAATFVAIAVGTLVGCGLLGAVAAIGARTGEPAMVVFRGLFGVRGSWVPTALNVLQCLGWAAFEVWIIARAAAGVWPEVPHAVFAVGAGVVATAMALRPLGSAALLRRVAIVVVVACSAYFLVDAARRPLGPVGAGGWRGLWTNVDLVASMSVSWIPLVADYTRHARPGTARRTGAAVGVGYGLASAAFFCVGVLGLLAYQPSDGDLVAALLAVPAGALALAILAADEVDQAFANVYSTAVSLQNVAPRADRRVLALAVGAVATALGVLVGDGYAYEGFLLLIGAVFTPLGAVLVVDHWVVRRGRYDLSAAAPLGGGCSCRGSPVSPPSSS; this comes from the coding sequence GTGACGCTGGACGCGCCCGCCGTGCGCGTCCACCGCGGGCGCGACCACCTGGGGCTGTGGGCGAGCCTCGGGGTGAGCCTGCTCGTGCCCGTCGTCGCGGTCTACTTCGTGCCCACGTCGCTCGCGGCGACGTTCGTGGCCATCGCCGTCGGCACGCTCGTCGGCTGCGGGCTGCTCGGGGCGGTCGCCGCGATCGGCGCCCGCACCGGGGAACCGGCCATGGTCGTGTTCCGCGGCCTGTTCGGCGTGCGCGGCTCGTGGGTGCCGACCGCGCTCAACGTGCTCCAGTGCCTGGGCTGGGCCGCCTTCGAGGTGTGGATCATCGCGCGCGCGGCCGCCGGGGTCTGGCCCGAGGTGCCGCACGCGGTCTTCGCGGTGGGCGCGGGCGTCGTCGCGACGGCGATGGCGCTGCGCCCGCTCGGGTCGGCGGCGCTGCTGCGGCGCGTGGCGATCGTCGTCGTCGTGGCCTGCTCGGCCTACTTCCTGGTCGACGCCGCACGCCGTCCGCTCGGTCCGGTCGGGGCCGGGGGATGGCGCGGGCTGTGGACCAACGTCGACCTCGTGGCGTCGATGTCCGTCTCGTGGATCCCGCTCGTGGCGGACTACACGCGCCACGCCCGGCCGGGCACAGCGCGGCGCACGGGAGCCGCGGTCGGCGTCGGCTACGGGCTCGCCTCGGCGGCGTTCTTCTGCGTCGGGGTGCTCGGGCTGCTGGCGTACCAGCCGTCGGACGGCGATCTGGTGGCCGCGCTGCTCGCGGTGCCGGCGGGCGCTCTCGCGCTCGCGATCCTCGCGGCCGACGAGGTCGACCAGGCGTTCGCCAACGTGTACTCCACGGCCGTGAGCCTGCAGAACGTCGCGCCGCGCGCGGACCGGCGCGTGCTGGCGCTCGCGGTCGGGGCGGTCGCGACGGCGCTGGGCGTGCTCGTCGGCGACGGGTACGCGTACGAGGGCTTCCTGCTGCTCATCGGCGCGGTCTTCACCCCGCTCGGAGCGGTGCTCGTGGTCGACCACTGGGTCGTGCGGCGGGGCCGGTACGACCTGTCGGCGGCGGCGCCCCTCGGCGGTGGCTGTTCGTGCCGTGGGTCGCCGGTTTCGCCGCCTTCCAGCTCGTGA
- a CDS encoding M50 family metallopeptidase, which translates to MSVLVGILVVVVGIAVSIALHELGHMLPAKAFGVRVSQYMVGFGPTLWSRTKGETEYGVKAIPLGGYVRMVGMMPSAPEGARRGRGFFAQVVADARDQSVEEIRPGEEQRAFYHLSTPKKLVVMLGGPVMNLLLAVVLTASFLAIGFTQQTTTVATVSDCVPTATGAACDPATAPAPAAAAGLRPGDRIVSYDGTSTPTWSALLAAIQGTDGHAVPVVVERDGQRVTLSVTPVDAHRAVVDADGAVVRDADGQVKVDDGAFLGIAPTIERQSLPMSLVPGEVGRMFTGTAGAVVTFPARVYQAAAQTFSDTPRSADSVMSVVGVGRVAADVAGLDATLLDRVAIMLSLLASLNMALFVFNLIPLLPLDGGHVVNALYEGAKRTIARVRGLHPLPGPADVARMMPVAYVMFVVLVGSTLLLVVADVVDPVRLF; encoded by the coding sequence GTGAGCGTTCTCGTGGGCATCCTCGTCGTCGTCGTGGGCATCGCCGTGTCCATCGCCCTGCACGAGCTGGGCCACATGCTGCCCGCCAAGGCGTTCGGCGTGCGTGTCTCCCAGTACATGGTCGGGTTCGGCCCGACGCTGTGGTCGCGCACCAAGGGGGAGACGGAGTACGGCGTCAAGGCGATCCCGCTGGGCGGCTACGTGCGGATGGTCGGCATGATGCCGTCCGCGCCGGAGGGTGCCCGGCGCGGACGCGGGTTCTTCGCCCAGGTCGTCGCCGACGCGCGCGACCAGAGCGTCGAGGAGATCCGCCCGGGCGAGGAGCAGCGCGCGTTCTACCACCTCTCGACGCCGAAGAAGCTCGTGGTCATGCTCGGCGGCCCCGTCATGAACCTGCTGCTGGCGGTCGTGCTCACGGCGTCGTTCCTCGCGATCGGCTTCACCCAGCAGACCACCACGGTCGCGACCGTGAGCGACTGCGTCCCGACGGCGACGGGTGCGGCGTGCGACCCTGCCACCGCCCCGGCCCCGGCCGCCGCGGCGGGACTGCGTCCCGGGGACCGCATCGTGTCCTACGACGGCACCTCGACCCCCACCTGGAGCGCCCTGCTCGCTGCGATCCAGGGCACCGACGGTCACGCCGTGCCCGTCGTCGTCGAACGCGACGGGCAGCGGGTCACGCTCTCCGTCACGCCCGTCGACGCGCATCGTGCGGTCGTCGACGCGGACGGCGCCGTGGTGCGCGACGCCGACGGCCAGGTGAAGGTCGACGACGGCGCGTTCCTGGGCATCGCGCCGACCATCGAGCGGCAGTCGCTGCCGATGAGCCTGGTGCCGGGTGAGGTCGGGCGCATGTTCACGGGTACTGCCGGGGCCGTGGTCACCTTCCCAGCGCGCGTCTACCAGGCGGCCGCGCAGACGTTCTCCGACACCCCGCGCTCGGCTGACAGCGTCATGTCGGTGGTGGGCGTGGGGCGTGTCGCCGCCGACGTCGCCGGCCTGGACGCGACGCTGCTCGACCGGGTCGCCATCATGCTGAGCCTGCTGGCCTCGCTCAACATGGCGCTGTTCGTGTTCAACCTGATCCCGCTGCTGCCGCTCGACGGCGGGCACGTGGTCAACGCGCTCTACGAGGGCGCCAAGCGCACCATCGCGCGGGTGCGCGGCCTGCACCCGCTGCCCGGCCCGGCCGACGTCGCGCGCATGATGCCGGTCGCCTACGTGATGTTCGTCGTGCTGGTGGGGTCGACCCTGCTCCTGGTCGTCGCCGACGTCGTCGACCCCGTGAGGCTCTTCTGA
- the ispG gene encoding flavodoxin-dependent (E)-4-hydroxy-3-methylbut-2-enyl-diphosphate synthase gives MSIVNLGTPSVSTPGAAPVLAPRRPTRKIKVGKVEVGGDAPVSVQSMTTTPTTDINATLQQIAELTAAGCDIVRVAVPSADDAAALPAIARKSQIPVIADIHFQPKYVFAAIDAGCAAVRVNPGNIRKFDDQVKQIAQAAKDAGVSLRIGVNAGSLDPRLLAKYGKATPEALVESAVWEASLFEEHDFHDFKISVKHNDPVVMVRAYELLSERGDWPLHLGVTEAGPAFQGTIKSATAFGALLSKGIGDTIRVSLSAPPVEEVKVGNQILQALNLRPRKLEIVSCPSCGRAQVDVYTLADKVTAGLEGLTVPLRVAVMGCVVNGPGEAREADLGVASGNGKGQIFVKGEVIKTVPESEIVETLIEEALRIAESMPDDADGTAGTSPVVTVG, from the coding sequence GTGAGCATTGTCAATCTCGGTACCCCCAGCGTGTCGACCCCGGGCGCCGCGCCGGTGCTGGCCCCCCGCCGCCCGACCCGCAAGATCAAGGTCGGCAAGGTCGAGGTGGGCGGCGACGCCCCGGTCAGCGTCCAGTCCATGACGACGACGCCGACCACCGACATCAACGCGACGCTGCAGCAGATCGCGGAGCTGACCGCCGCGGGCTGCGACATCGTCCGGGTGGCCGTCCCGAGCGCCGACGACGCCGCCGCGTTGCCGGCGATCGCGAGGAAGTCGCAGATCCCGGTCATCGCCGACATCCACTTCCAGCCCAAGTACGTCTTCGCCGCCATCGACGCCGGGTGTGCCGCAGTGCGGGTCAACCCGGGCAACATCCGCAAGTTCGACGACCAGGTCAAGCAGATCGCGCAGGCGGCCAAGGACGCGGGCGTCAGCCTGCGCATCGGCGTCAACGCCGGGTCGCTCGACCCGCGTCTGCTGGCCAAGTACGGCAAGGCGACACCCGAGGCGCTCGTCGAGTCGGCCGTGTGGGAGGCGTCGCTCTTCGAGGAGCACGACTTCCACGACTTCAAGATCTCGGTCAAGCACAACGACCCGGTCGTCATGGTGCGCGCCTACGAGCTGCTGTCGGAGCGCGGCGACTGGCCGCTGCACCTGGGCGTCACCGAGGCCGGGCCGGCGTTCCAGGGCACCATCAAGTCGGCGACGGCGTTCGGCGCGCTGCTGAGCAAGGGCATCGGCGACACCATCCGCGTGTCGCTGTCCGCCCCGCCGGTCGAGGAGGTCAAGGTCGGCAACCAGATCCTCCAGGCGCTCAACCTGCGCCCGCGCAAGCTGGAGATCGTCTCGTGCCCGTCGTGCGGGCGTGCGCAGGTCGACGTCTACACGCTGGCCGACAAGGTGACCGCGGGCCTGGAGGGCCTGACGGTCCCGCTGCGCGTGGCGGTCATGGGTTGCGTCGTCAACGGGCCCGGCGAGGCGCGCGAGGCCGACCTGGGCGTGGCGTCGGGCAACGGCAAGGGCCAGATCTTCGTCAAGGGCGAGGTCATCAAGACGGTCCCCGAGTCCGAGATCGTCGAGACCTTGATCGAGGAGGCCCTGCGCATCGCCGAGTCGATGCCGGACGACGCCGACGGCACCGCGGGCACCAGCCCGGTCGTGACGGTCGGCTGA
- a CDS encoding GNAT family N-acetyltransferase: MRSLVTESRSYVRLAVRTGDPYARPTGPMVEFKAELGAIAQGVAQVQGVWVDPAVRGRGLSEGGMAAVVVDARLRVAPVVSLYVNGYNERALRAYRRVGFEQVGTFATVLF, translated from the coding sequence GTGCGCTCGCTGGTCACCGAGAGCAGGTCGTACGTGCGGCTTGCGGTGCGCACGGGCGACCCCTATGCGCGCCCGACGGGTCCGATGGTCGAGTTCAAGGCGGAGCTGGGCGCGATCGCGCAGGGCGTCGCGCAGGTGCAGGGCGTGTGGGTCGATCCGGCCGTGCGGGGGCGAGGGTTGTCGGAGGGCGGCATGGCGGCCGTCGTCGTCGATGCGCGGCTGCGTGTGGCGCCGGTCGTCTCGCTCTACGTCAACGGGTACAACGAACGTGCGCTGCGGGCATACCGCCGTGTGGGGTTCGAGCAAGTCGGGACCTTCGCCACTGTTCTCTTCTGA
- a CDS encoding DUF4914 family protein, producing MDDVLRKLTLPPYLATCLEAARSITIPSSRAELFELSLGPGGGDTFDVVFDVPGNGPVKEADVVRCRNGIAVNYPEDYIRRRDPDCMRIGDDLPSDKPRFADDHGPFAPVKQETLDWLADQDLIVVPFKAGGPHLGSPSLAVVPKNTAFFACALVDLQGFFTFDELGPFAPRSILYLAPPFRHTHFAGKQVVVHDRTESLHEIFAYNLYPGPSAKKGVFSALLDIGTYEGWLTAHASSVRVTTPYENETVIMHEGASGGGKSEMCQELRREEDGRVLLGTNVVTDEPYAITLSETSRLEPVTDDMTLCHPALQRPASGKMTVADAEDGWFVRVDNLTHYGEDPQLERAIIHPHDPLIFLNIEGTPGATCLPWEHVRDENGKPCSNPRVIIPRRQVRGIVDEPQQVDVRTFGVRMPACTAEQPTYGVMGLMHVIPPSLAWLWRLVTPRGDKNPSIGATVAEAAVIAHGGMVAEGVGSFWPFSTNTKVGAANLLLEQILAAPKTRFVLTPNQHIGAYKVDFAAEWLAREYLARRGQGHVRRDLLVPARCPLFGFAMREMKIDGQQVRPSLLRPELQSKVGVAAYDAGAAIITDFFKAELQQFLTPDLDPLGRRIIEACLADATLEDYLALTPLDID from the coding sequence ATGGACGACGTGCTCCGGAAGCTCACGCTCCCCCCGTATCTGGCCACCTGTCTTGAGGCCGCCCGCAGCATCACCATCCCCTCCAGCCGTGCGGAGCTCTTCGAGCTCTCCCTCGGCCCGGGAGGCGGCGACACGTTCGACGTCGTCTTCGACGTGCCGGGCAACGGCCCCGTCAAGGAGGCCGACGTCGTGCGCTGCCGCAACGGCATCGCCGTCAACTACCCCGAGGACTACATCCGCCGGCGCGACCCCGACTGCATGCGCATCGGCGACGACCTGCCCTCGGACAAGCCCCGGTTCGCCGACGACCACGGACCCTTCGCGCCCGTCAAGCAGGAGACGCTCGACTGGCTGGCCGACCAGGACCTCATCGTGGTCCCGTTCAAGGCCGGCGGCCCGCACCTGGGCAGCCCCTCGCTCGCCGTCGTGCCCAAGAACACGGCGTTCTTCGCGTGCGCGCTCGTGGACCTGCAGGGCTTCTTCACCTTCGACGAGCTCGGCCCGTTCGCGCCGCGCTCGATCCTCTACCTGGCCCCGCCGTTCCGGCACACGCACTTCGCGGGCAAGCAGGTGGTGGTGCACGACCGGACCGAGTCGCTGCACGAGATCTTCGCCTACAACCTGTACCCGGGCCCCAGCGCCAAGAAGGGCGTGTTCTCGGCGCTGCTCGACATCGGCACCTACGAGGGCTGGCTCACCGCTCACGCCTCCTCGGTGCGCGTGACCACGCCGTACGAGAACGAGACCGTCATCATGCACGAGGGCGCCTCGGGCGGCGGCAAGTCCGAGATGTGCCAGGAGCTGCGCCGCGAGGAGGACGGCCGCGTGCTGCTGGGCACCAACGTCGTCACCGACGAGCCGTACGCCATCACGCTGTCGGAGACGTCGCGGCTCGAGCCCGTCACCGACGACATGACGCTGTGCCACCCCGCGCTCCAGCGCCCTGCCAGCGGCAAGATGACCGTCGCCGACGCCGAGGACGGCTGGTTCGTGCGCGTCGACAACCTGACGCACTACGGCGAGGACCCCCAGCTCGAACGGGCGATCATCCACCCGCACGACCCGCTCATCTTCCTCAACATCGAGGGCACGCCCGGCGCGACCTGCCTGCCGTGGGAGCACGTGCGCGACGAGAACGGCAAGCCGTGCTCCAACCCGCGCGTCATCATCCCGCGCCGCCAGGTCCGGGGCATCGTCGACGAGCCGCAGCAGGTGGACGTGCGCACGTTCGGCGTGCGGATGCCGGCGTGCACCGCCGAGCAGCCGACGTACGGCGTCATGGGCCTCATGCACGTGATCCCGCCGTCGCTCGCGTGGCTGTGGCGCCTGGTCACCCCGCGCGGCGACAAGAACCCCTCGATCGGGGCGACCGTCGCCGAGGCGGCCGTCATCGCGCACGGCGGCATGGTCGCCGAGGGCGTCGGGTCGTTCTGGCCGTTCTCGACCAACACCAAGGTCGGCGCGGCCAACCTGCTGCTCGAGCAGATCCTCGCCGCGCCCAAGACCCGGTTCGTGCTCACGCCCAACCAGCACATCGGTGCCTACAAGGTGGACTTCGCCGCCGAGTGGCTCGCACGCGAGTACCTGGCCCGCCGCGGCCAGGGCCACGTGCGCCGCGACCTGCTCGTGCCCGCGCGCTGCCCGCTGTTCGGCTTCGCGATGCGGGAGATGAAGATCGACGGCCAGCAGGTGCGCCCGTCGCTGCTGCGCCCCGAGCTGCAGTCCAAGGTGGGCGTGGCGGCGTACGACGCCGGTGCCGCCATCATCACGGACTTCTTCAAGGCCGAGCTCCAGCAGTTCCTGACCCCCGACCTCGACCCGCTGGGGCGCCGGATCATCGAGGCGTGCCTGGCGGACGCCACGTTGGAGGACTACCTGGCGCTCACGCCGCTCGACATCGACTGA
- a CDS encoding Fpg/Nei family DNA glycosylase, whose amino-acid sequence MPELPEVEALVRFLDARTVGRTVVGADVGTISALKTYDPPLTALVGATVRGWTRRGKWLDLATSTPDDVAPHLLVHLSRGGWLRWYDTVPATTVRPRLGGSARGAAIALRVRLDDGAGFDLTEAGTQKRLAVHVVRSPGDVPHVASLGPEPLDGFTPKVLSELLARKNQQVKGLLRDQSAVAGIGNAYSDEILHVARMSPYKLTRTFTDDDVATLHAAIVGTLTDAVAASSGKPAKDLKDAKRAGMRVHGRTGQACPVCGDTVREVSFADRSLQYCATCQTGGQPLADRRLSRLLK is encoded by the coding sequence ATGCCCGAGCTTCCCGAGGTCGAGGCCCTCGTCCGGTTCCTCGACGCACGCACGGTGGGACGCACCGTCGTCGGCGCCGACGTCGGCACGATCTCCGCGCTCAAGACGTACGACCCGCCGCTGACCGCCCTGGTCGGGGCGACCGTGCGCGGCTGGACGCGGCGCGGCAAGTGGCTCGACCTGGCCACGTCCACGCCCGACGACGTCGCCCCCCACCTGCTGGTCCACCTGTCGCGCGGCGGCTGGCTGCGCTGGTACGACACCGTGCCGGCCACGACGGTGCGCCCCCGCCTGGGCGGCTCGGCGCGCGGCGCCGCCATCGCGCTGCGGGTGCGGCTCGACGACGGCGCGGGGTTCGACCTGACCGAGGCCGGCACGCAGAAGCGGCTCGCGGTCCACGTGGTGCGCTCGCCCGGCGACGTCCCACACGTCGCGAGCCTCGGCCCCGAGCCGCTCGACGGCTTCACCCCCAAGGTGCTGAGCGAGCTGTTGGCCCGCAAGAACCAGCAGGTCAAAGGCCTGCTGCGCGACCAGTCGGCCGTCGCCGGCATCGGCAATGCCTACTCCGACGAGATCCTGCACGTGGCACGCATGTCGCCGTACAAGCTCACCCGGACCTTCACCGACGACGACGTCGCGACGCTGCACGCCGCGATCGTCGGCACGCTGACCGACGCGGTCGCGGCGTCGTCGGGCAAGCCGGCCAAGGACCTCAAGGACGCCAAGCGGGCCGGGATGCGCGTCCACGGGCGCACGGGCCAGGCGTGCCCGGTGTGCGGCGACACGGTCCGCGAGGTGTCGTTCGCGGACCGGTCGCTGCAGTACTGCGCGACGTGTCAGACAGGCGGGCAGCCGCTGGCGGACCGGCGGCTGTCCCGCCTGCTGAAGTGA
- a CDS encoding proline--tRNA ligase: protein MSVFAPRGDLLRLSTLFVRTLREDPADAEVASHRLLVRAGYIRRAAPGIYTWLPLGLRVLAKVEAIVREEMDAIGGQEVHFPALLPREPYEATGRWKEYGPNLFRLKDRKEADYLLAPTHEEMFTLLVKDLYSSYKDLPLTLYQIQTKYRDEARPRAGLIRGREFVMKDSYSFDTTDAGLDAAYQRHRDAYERIFRRLGLEYVIVSAMSGAMGGSRSEEFLSPSPIGEDTFVRSAGGYAANVEAVVTPVPDPVPYDDAPAAHVEDTPDTPTIDTLVALANAEHPRPDRAWTAADTLKNVVLAVTRPDGGRDLLVVGVPGDREVDMKRIEAALAPAEAEPAGDADFARHPQLVKGYIGPAVLGPQGVQVTDPETGETRSAIRYLLDPRIVPGTRWITGANEAGRHVFDLVAGRDFAADGTIEAAEVRAGDPAPDGSGPLELARGIEMGHIFQLGRKYAQALGLTVLDENGKQVVVTMGSYGVGVTRALAALAEAHHDDRGLAWPAHVAPAHVHVVATGKGSEVFEAAEDIAQGLVARGVEVVYDDRPKVSPGVKFADAELLGVPLLVVVGRGLADGVVEIRPRAGEARQVAVADAVAAVVADVETLLR from the coding sequence ATGTCTGTGTTCGCGCCGCGCGGTGACCTGCTGCGCCTGTCCACCCTGTTCGTCCGCACGTTGCGCGAGGACCCTGCCGACGCCGAGGTCGCCTCGCACCGGCTGCTCGTGCGCGCGGGGTACATCCGGCGCGCCGCGCCCGGCATCTACACGTGGCTGCCGCTGGGGCTGCGCGTGCTGGCCAAGGTCGAGGCGATCGTGCGCGAGGAGATGGACGCCATCGGCGGGCAGGAGGTGCACTTCCCGGCCCTGCTGCCGCGCGAGCCGTACGAGGCGACGGGCCGCTGGAAGGAGTACGGCCCCAACCTCTTCCGCCTCAAGGACCGCAAGGAGGCCGACTACCTCCTCGCCCCGACGCACGAGGAGATGTTCACGCTCCTGGTCAAGGACCTGTACTCCTCGTACAAGGACCTGCCGCTGACGCTCTACCAGATCCAGACGAAGTACCGCGACGAGGCCCGGCCGCGCGCCGGACTGATCCGCGGGCGCGAGTTCGTCATGAAGGACTCGTACTCGTTCGACACGACCGACGCGGGCCTCGACGCCGCCTACCAGCGCCACCGTGACGCGTACGAGCGCATCTTCCGGCGCCTCGGGCTCGAATACGTCATCGTCTCGGCCATGTCGGGCGCCATGGGCGGCTCACGCTCCGAGGAGTTCCTGTCGCCGAGCCCCATCGGCGAGGACACCTTCGTGCGCTCGGCCGGAGGGTATGCGGCCAACGTCGAGGCCGTGGTCACGCCCGTTCCCGACCCGGTGCCGTACGACGACGCCCCTGCGGCGCACGTCGAGGACACCCCCGACACCCCGACCATCGACACGCTCGTCGCGCTCGCCAACGCCGAGCACCCGCGCCCCGACCGCGCGTGGACGGCGGCCGACACGCTCAAGAACGTCGTTCTCGCAGTGACCAGGCCCGACGGCGGGCGTGACCTGCTCGTGGTGGGCGTGCCCGGCGACCGCGAGGTCGACATGAAGCGCATCGAGGCGGCTCTCGCGCCGGCCGAGGCCGAGCCCGCCGGCGACGCCGACTTCGCGCGGCACCCGCAGCTCGTCAAGGGCTACATCGGCCCGGCCGTGCTCGGGCCTCAGGGCGTGCAGGTCACCGACCCGGAGACGGGGGAGACCCGCTCCGCGATCCGCTACCTGCTCGACCCGCGGATCGTGCCCGGCACGCGCTGGATCACGGGCGCCAACGAGGCCGGGCGTCACGTGTTCGACCTCGTCGCGGGCCGCGACTTCGCCGCCGACGGCACCATCGAGGCGGCCGAGGTGCGCGCGGGAGACCCGGCGCCCGACGGCTCCGGCCCCCTGGAGCTCGCCCGCGGCATCGAGATGGGCCACATCTTCCAGCTCGGCCGCAAGTACGCGCAGGCGCTGGGCCTGACGGTGCTCGACGAGAACGGCAAGCAGGTCGTGGTCACCATGGGGTCGTACGGCGTGGGCGTCACGCGGGCGCTCGCGGCGCTCGCCGAGGCCCACCACGACGACAGGGGACTGGCCTGGCCCGCGCACGTCGCGCCCGCCCACGTCCACGTCGTGGCCACCGGCAAGGGTTCGGAGGTGTTCGAGGCGGCCGAGGACATCGCGCAGGGCCTCGTCGCCCGCGGCGTCGAGGTCGTCTACGACGACCGTCCGAAGGTGTCGCCCGGCGTGAAGTTCGCCGACGCCGAGCTGCTGGGCGTCCCGCTGCTCGTCGTCGTCGGGCGCGGGCTGGCCGACGGTGTGGTCGAGATCCGCCCGCGCGCCGGCGAGGCCCGCCAGGTCGCGGTCGCCGACGCCGTCGCGGCGGTGGTGGCCGACGTGGAGACGCTGCTTCGCTAG
- a CDS encoding DUF4439 domain-containing protein, translating into MDAAGRSRTAATTTSDGDLARLLASISAAQAVSATRLAGLVGVPGPAPASPVVPEPASPASPSPSPSPSKPGAVATTAPGAQDSVPPAGLSAEDYRALVLGEDSARYALEVRAARAGGDERTRLLALSRVHGERAEAWAVLGGVSGTEQDPRRVAYAIPRSDDDATLVRSLQDGLATSYASLVGTTAASTRGVLVDLLVDAALTLDAWGAAPVAFPGMPELAS; encoded by the coding sequence ATGGACGCCGCCGGCCGCAGCCGCACGGCTGCGACGACGACGTCGGACGGCGACCTCGCCCGGCTGCTCGCCTCGATCAGCGCGGCGCAGGCCGTCTCGGCCACGCGGCTCGCGGGACTCGTGGGCGTCCCCGGCCCTGCGCCGGCGAGCCCGGTCGTCCCGGAGCCCGCGTCCCCCGCGTCGCCCTCGCCCAGCCCGTCCCCCAGCAAGCCCGGCGCCGTGGCGACGACGGCACCGGGCGCCCAGGACTCCGTGCCGCCCGCAGGCCTGTCCGCCGAGGACTACCGCGCGCTCGTCCTCGGCGAGGACTCCGCGCGGTACGCGCTCGAGGTGCGCGCGGCGCGAGCGGGCGGGGACGAACGCACCCGGCTGCTCGCGCTCTCGCGCGTGCACGGCGAGCGCGCCGAGGCATGGGCCGTGCTCGGAGGTGTCAGCGGGACCGAGCAGGACCCCCGTCGCGTCGCGTACGCGATCCCGCGCAGCGACGACGACGCCACGCTCGTGCGCTCCCTCCAGGACGGGCTCGCGACAAGCTACGCGAGCCTCGTGGGCACGACCGCCGCGAGCACCCGCGGCGTGCTGGTCGACCTGCTCGTCGACGCGGCGCTCACGCTCGACGCCTGGGGCGCGGCGCCGGTCGCGTTCCCGGGCATGCCGGAGCTCGCGAGCTGA